A portion of the Zootoca vivipara chromosome 6, rZooViv1.1, whole genome shotgun sequence genome contains these proteins:
- the GFOD2 gene encoding glucose-fructose oxidoreductase domain-containing protein 2 isoform X5, with amino-acid sequence MEAKGCSSKGMTTDFPVQSVLVTGSNSGIGLGLVKQFLRLPTPPQWVFATTLDMDGPKSKEIKELACQHQNLVVLQLDVTDLQSIKAAVEQVQRCVGECGLNLLMNNAAVRTGYDLEKENAKDMADIYAVNTIGPLQVSQAFLPLLKMAAQRYPLEGLSCCKAAIINTSSAAGSMEVMAIWDTKKIVAYRCSKAALNMLTKCQSLTYPAYGILCVCIHPGYVKTQGNPEANLTVEESTQGIINVLSTLSEVDNGTFVDWEGRRVPWNYV; translated from the exons ATGGAAGCCAAAGGCTGCAGCTCCAAGGGGATGACGACAGATTTCCCTGTTCAAAGTGTTCTGGTGACAGGATCCAATTCGGGAATTGGCCTGGGTCTGGTGAAGCAGTTTCTGAGGCTGCCAACTCCACCTCAGTGGGTCTTTGCTACTACCCTAGACATGGATGGACCAAAAAGCAAG gaaATAAAGGAGTTGGCATGCCAACATCAGAATCTGGTGGTGCTGCAGCTGG ATGTCACTGACCTCCAGAGCATCAAAGCAGCTGTGGAACAAGTGCAAAGGTGTGTTGGAGAATGTGGTTTGAACCTCCTGATGAACAATGCTGCCGTTCGTACTGGATACGACctggagaaagaaaatgcaaaggaCATGGCAGATATATATGCCGTCAATACTATTGGACCACTTCAGGTGAGCCAG GCATTTCTGCCCCTGCTGAAGATGGCAGCTCAGAGATATCCCCTGGAAGGGCTGAGCTGCTGCAAGGCAGCCATTATCAATACATCCAGTGCTGCAGGCTCCATGGAAGTTATGGCGATATGGGATACAAAGAAGATTGTTGCTTATCGCTGCAGTAAG GCTGCTTTAAACATGCTCACCAAATGCCAGTCACTGACGTATCCAGCTTATGGGATTCTGTGTGTTTGCATCCATCCTGGCTATGTAAAAACTCAAGGCAATCCC GAAGCCAACCTGACTGTGGAAGAGAGTACACAAGGAATAATTAATGTTCTCTCCACACTTTCTGAGGTGGATAATGGTACCTTTGTTGACTGGGAAGGGCGCAGAGTACCCTG gaATTATGTATGA
- the GFOD2 gene encoding glucose-fructose oxidoreductase domain-containing protein 2 isoform X6 → MEAKGCSSKGMTTDFPVQSVLVTGSNSGIGLGLVKQFLRLPTPPQWVFATTLDMDGPKSKEIKELACQHQNLVVLQLDVTDLQSIKAAVEQVQRCVGECGLNLLMNNAAVRTGYDLEKENAKDMADIYAVNTIGPLQAFLPLLKMAAQRYPLEGLSCCKAAIINTSSAAGSMEVMAIWDTKKIVAYRCSKAALNMLTKCQSLTYPAYGILCVCIHPGYVKTQGNPEANLTVEESTQGIINVLSTLSEVDNGTFVDWEGRRVPWNYV, encoded by the exons ATGGAAGCCAAAGGCTGCAGCTCCAAGGGGATGACGACAGATTTCCCTGTTCAAAGTGTTCTGGTGACAGGATCCAATTCGGGAATTGGCCTGGGTCTGGTGAAGCAGTTTCTGAGGCTGCCAACTCCACCTCAGTGGGTCTTTGCTACTACCCTAGACATGGATGGACCAAAAAGCAAG gaaATAAAGGAGTTGGCATGCCAACATCAGAATCTGGTGGTGCTGCAGCTGG ATGTCACTGACCTCCAGAGCATCAAAGCAGCTGTGGAACAAGTGCAAAGGTGTGTTGGAGAATGTGGTTTGAACCTCCTGATGAACAATGCTGCCGTTCGTACTGGATACGACctggagaaagaaaatgcaaaggaCATGGCAGATATATATGCCGTCAATACTATTGGACCACTTCAG GCATTTCTGCCCCTGCTGAAGATGGCAGCTCAGAGATATCCCCTGGAAGGGCTGAGCTGCTGCAAGGCAGCCATTATCAATACATCCAGTGCTGCAGGCTCCATGGAAGTTATGGCGATATGGGATACAAAGAAGATTGTTGCTTATCGCTGCAGTAAG GCTGCTTTAAACATGCTCACCAAATGCCAGTCACTGACGTATCCAGCTTATGGGATTCTGTGTGTTTGCATCCATCCTGGCTATGTAAAAACTCAAGGCAATCCC GAAGCCAACCTGACTGTGGAAGAGAGTACACAAGGAATAATTAATGTTCTCTCCACACTTTCTGAGGTGGATAATGGTACCTTTGTTGACTGGGAAGGGCGCAGAGTACCCTG gaATTATGTATGA
- the GFOD2 gene encoding glucose-fructose oxidoreductase domain-containing protein 2 isoform X7 — translation MNNAAVRTGYDLEKENAKDMADIYAVNTIGPLQVSQAFLPLLKMAAQRYPLEGLSCCKAAIINTSSAAGSMEVMAIWDTKKIVAYRCSKAALNMLTKCQSLTYPAYGILCVCIHPGYVKTQGNPEANLTVEESTQGIINVLSTLSEVDNGTFVDWEGRRVPWNYV, via the exons ATGAACAATGCTGCCGTTCGTACTGGATACGACctggagaaagaaaatgcaaaggaCATGGCAGATATATATGCCGTCAATACTATTGGACCACTTCAGGTGAGCCAG GCATTTCTGCCCCTGCTGAAGATGGCAGCTCAGAGATATCCCCTGGAAGGGCTGAGCTGCTGCAAGGCAGCCATTATCAATACATCCAGTGCTGCAGGCTCCATGGAAGTTATGGCGATATGGGATACAAAGAAGATTGTTGCTTATCGCTGCAGTAAG GCTGCTTTAAACATGCTCACCAAATGCCAGTCACTGACGTATCCAGCTTATGGGATTCTGTGTGTTTGCATCCATCCTGGCTATGTAAAAACTCAAGGCAATCCC GAAGCCAACCTGACTGTGGAAGAGAGTACACAAGGAATAATTAATGTTCTCTCCACACTTTCTGAGGTGGATAATGGTACCTTTGTTGACTGGGAAGGGCGCAGAGTACCCTG gaATTATGTATGA
- the GFOD2 gene encoding glucose-fructose oxidoreductase domain-containing protein 2 isoform X2: protein MLEECVTRRVFWFREVNIGTQRQRNELCMKQDAEKLCFYALVLPLGTELEKEYKMKMLPGVGVFGTGSSARVLVPLLRAEGFSIKALWGKTEEEAKQLAEEMNISFYTSRTDDVLLHQDVDLVCINIPPPLTRQIAVKALGIGKNVICEKAATSVDAFRMVTAARYYPKLMSIVGNVLRFLPAFIKMKQLIEEHYVGNVLVCDVRVYWGSLLSHKYNWICDELMGGGGLHTMGTYIIDLLTHLTSRKAEKVHGLLKTFVKQNSAINGIRHVTSDDFCFFQMLMSGGVCSTVTLNFNMPGSFVHEVMIVGSAGRLIARGTDLYGQKNTAPQEELLFADSLNVHAGLSEKGFKDIPLLYLKGMVYLVQALRQSFQDQEDQRTWDPKPVATAASFEDGLYMQSVVDAIKKSSRSGDWESVEVMTEEPDANQNLLAKSSMILAASHFIWHSG, encoded by the exons ATGCTTGAAGAGTGTGTGACAAGGAGGGTGTTTTGGTTCAGAGAAGTAAACATTGGGACCCAAAGGCAAAGAAAT gaATTATGTATGAAACAGGATGCCGAGAAGCTTTGTTTTTATGCCTTAGTCTTGCCCTTGGGAACTGAATTGGaaaaagaatacaaaatgaaaatgcttCCTGGTGTTGGGGTATTTGGGACTGGGAGCTCAGCTCGGGTGCTAGTGCCTCTGCTGAGAGCTGAAGGCTTCTCCATCAAGGCACTATGGGGGAAGACTGAAGAAGAAGCAAAGCAACTAGCTGAGGAAATGAATATTTCCTTCTACACAAGTCGGACAGATGATGTCTTGCTGCACCAGGATGTGGATCTGGTTTGCATCAACATCCCTCCACCACTCACACGACAAATTGCTGTGAAAGCTTTAG GTATTGGAAAGAATGTCATCTGTGAGAAAGCTGCTACCTCTGTGGATGCTTTCAGAATGGTCACAGCTGCCAGATACTACCCCAAGCTCATGAGCATTGTAGGCAATGTCCTGCGTTTTCTACCAGCATTCATCAAGATGAAGCAGTTAATAGAAGAACACTATGTGGGCAATGTTCTGGTCTGTGACGTGCGAGTGTACTGGGGAAGCCTTCTCAGCCACAAGTACAACTGGATCTGTGATGAACTGATGGGTGGGGGTGGCCTGCACACGATGGGGACTTACATTATAGACCTCCTCACTCACCTGACAAGTCGAAAGGCAGAGAAGGTCCATGGGTTACTGAAAACCTTTGTGAAGCAGAACTCTGCCATCAATGGCATCCGCCATGTCACAAGTGATGATTTTTGCTTTTTCCAAATGCTGATGTCAGGAGGTGTCTGTAGCACTGTGACTCTGAACTTCAACATGCCTGGGTCATTTGTTCATGAGGTCATGATTGTAGGGTCAGCAGGACGCCTTATAGCACGGGGGACAGATTTATATGGCCAGAAGAACACTGCTCCCCAGGAAGAACTCCTGTTTGCAGACTCTTTGAATGTCCATGCAGGCCTTTCAGAAAAAGGATTCAAAGACATACCCCTTCTGTACCTCAAAGGGATGGTGTACCTGGTGCAAGCTCTGCGTCAGTCCTTCCAAGACCAGGAAGACCAGCGAACCTGGGATCCCAAGCCAGTTGCAACGGCGGCTTCTTTTGAAGATGGCCTCTATATGCAAAGTGTAGTAGATGCCATTAAAAAATCCAGCCGGTCTGGGGATTGGGAATCTGTGGAAGTAATGACTGAGGAGCCAGATGCCAATCAAAACCTCT tgGCAAAGAGCAGTATGATACTCGCCGCTTCCCATTTT
- the GFOD2 gene encoding glucose-fructose oxidoreductase domain-containing protein 2 isoform X3, with translation MLEECVTRRVFWFREVNIGTQRQRNELCMKQDAEKLCFYALVLPLGTELEKEYKMKMLPGVGVFGTGSSARVLVPLLRAEGFSIKALWGKTEEEAKQLAEEMNISFYTSRTDDVLLHQDVDLVCINIPPPLTRQIAVKALGIGKNVICEKAATSVDAFRMVTAARYYPKLMSIVGNVLRFLPAFIKMKQLIEEHYVGNVLVCDVRVYWGSLLSHKYNWICDELMGGGGLHTMGTYIIDLLTHLTSRKAEKVHGLLKTFVKQNSAINGIRHVTSDDFCFFQMLMSGGVCSTVTLNFNMPGSFVHEVMIVGSAGRLIARGTDLYGQKNTAPQEELLFADSLNVHAGLSEKGFKDIPLLYLKGMVYLVQALRQSFQDQEDQRTWDPKPVATAASFEDGLYMQSVVDAIKKSSRSGDWESVEVMTEEPDANQNLLAKSSMILAASHF, from the exons ATGCTTGAAGAGTGTGTGACAAGGAGGGTGTTTTGGTTCAGAGAAGTAAACATTGGGACCCAAAGGCAAAGAAAT gaATTATGTATGAAACAGGATGCCGAGAAGCTTTGTTTTTATGCCTTAGTCTTGCCCTTGGGAACTGAATTGGaaaaagaatacaaaatgaaaatgcttCCTGGTGTTGGGGTATTTGGGACTGGGAGCTCAGCTCGGGTGCTAGTGCCTCTGCTGAGAGCTGAAGGCTTCTCCATCAAGGCACTATGGGGGAAGACTGAAGAAGAAGCAAAGCAACTAGCTGAGGAAATGAATATTTCCTTCTACACAAGTCGGACAGATGATGTCTTGCTGCACCAGGATGTGGATCTGGTTTGCATCAACATCCCTCCACCACTCACACGACAAATTGCTGTGAAAGCTTTAG GTATTGGAAAGAATGTCATCTGTGAGAAAGCTGCTACCTCTGTGGATGCTTTCAGAATGGTCACAGCTGCCAGATACTACCCCAAGCTCATGAGCATTGTAGGCAATGTCCTGCGTTTTCTACCAGCATTCATCAAGATGAAGCAGTTAATAGAAGAACACTATGTGGGCAATGTTCTGGTCTGTGACGTGCGAGTGTACTGGGGAAGCCTTCTCAGCCACAAGTACAACTGGATCTGTGATGAACTGATGGGTGGGGGTGGCCTGCACACGATGGGGACTTACATTATAGACCTCCTCACTCACCTGACAAGTCGAAAGGCAGAGAAGGTCCATGGGTTACTGAAAACCTTTGTGAAGCAGAACTCTGCCATCAATGGCATCCGCCATGTCACAAGTGATGATTTTTGCTTTTTCCAAATGCTGATGTCAGGAGGTGTCTGTAGCACTGTGACTCTGAACTTCAACATGCCTGGGTCATTTGTTCATGAGGTCATGATTGTAGGGTCAGCAGGACGCCTTATAGCACGGGGGACAGATTTATATGGCCAGAAGAACACTGCTCCCCAGGAAGAACTCCTGTTTGCAGACTCTTTGAATGTCCATGCAGGCCTTTCAGAAAAAGGATTCAAAGACATACCCCTTCTGTACCTCAAAGGGATGGTGTACCTGGTGCAAGCTCTGCGTCAGTCCTTCCAAGACCAGGAAGACCAGCGAACCTGGGATCCCAAGCCAGTTGCAACGGCGGCTTCTTTTGAAGATGGCCTCTATATGCAAAGTGTAGTAGATGCCATTAAAAAATCCAGCCGGTCTGGGGATTGGGAATCTGTGGAAGTAATGACTGAGGAGCCAGATGCCAATCAAAACCTCT tgGCAAAGAGCAGTATGATACTCGCCGCTTCCCATTTT TGA
- the GFOD2 gene encoding glucose-fructose oxidoreductase domain-containing protein 2 isoform X1, whose translation MLEECVTRRVFWFREVNIGTQRQRNELCMKQDAEKLCFYALVLPLGTELEKEYKMKMLPGVGVFGTGSSARVLVPLLRAEGFSIKALWGKTEEEAKQLAEEMNISFYTSRTDDVLLHQDVDLVCINIPPPLTRQIAVKALGIGKNVICEKAATSVDAFRMVTAARYYPKLMSIVGNVLRFLPAFIKMKQLIEEHYVGNVLVCDVRVYWGSLLSHKYNWICDELMGGGGLHTMGTYIIDLLTHLTSRKAEKVHGLLKTFVKQNSAINGIRHVTSDDFCFFQMLMSGGVCSTVTLNFNMPGSFVHEVMIVGSAGRLIARGTDLYGQKNTAPQEELLFADSLNVHAGLSEKGFKDIPLLYLKGMVYLVQALRQSFQDQEDQRTWDPKPVATAASFEDGLYMQSVVDAIKKSSRSGDWESVEVMTEEPDANQNLLAKSSMILAASHFVSLSFSGGGGCYCYCYWGWGEGYVLFLLL comes from the exons ATGCTTGAAGAGTGTGTGACAAGGAGGGTGTTTTGGTTCAGAGAAGTAAACATTGGGACCCAAAGGCAAAGAAAT gaATTATGTATGAAACAGGATGCCGAGAAGCTTTGTTTTTATGCCTTAGTCTTGCCCTTGGGAACTGAATTGGaaaaagaatacaaaatgaaaatgcttCCTGGTGTTGGGGTATTTGGGACTGGGAGCTCAGCTCGGGTGCTAGTGCCTCTGCTGAGAGCTGAAGGCTTCTCCATCAAGGCACTATGGGGGAAGACTGAAGAAGAAGCAAAGCAACTAGCTGAGGAAATGAATATTTCCTTCTACACAAGTCGGACAGATGATGTCTTGCTGCACCAGGATGTGGATCTGGTTTGCATCAACATCCCTCCACCACTCACACGACAAATTGCTGTGAAAGCTTTAG GTATTGGAAAGAATGTCATCTGTGAGAAAGCTGCTACCTCTGTGGATGCTTTCAGAATGGTCACAGCTGCCAGATACTACCCCAAGCTCATGAGCATTGTAGGCAATGTCCTGCGTTTTCTACCAGCATTCATCAAGATGAAGCAGTTAATAGAAGAACACTATGTGGGCAATGTTCTGGTCTGTGACGTGCGAGTGTACTGGGGAAGCCTTCTCAGCCACAAGTACAACTGGATCTGTGATGAACTGATGGGTGGGGGTGGCCTGCACACGATGGGGACTTACATTATAGACCTCCTCACTCACCTGACAAGTCGAAAGGCAGAGAAGGTCCATGGGTTACTGAAAACCTTTGTGAAGCAGAACTCTGCCATCAATGGCATCCGCCATGTCACAAGTGATGATTTTTGCTTTTTCCAAATGCTGATGTCAGGAGGTGTCTGTAGCACTGTGACTCTGAACTTCAACATGCCTGGGTCATTTGTTCATGAGGTCATGATTGTAGGGTCAGCAGGACGCCTTATAGCACGGGGGACAGATTTATATGGCCAGAAGAACACTGCTCCCCAGGAAGAACTCCTGTTTGCAGACTCTTTGAATGTCCATGCAGGCCTTTCAGAAAAAGGATTCAAAGACATACCCCTTCTGTACCTCAAAGGGATGGTGTACCTGGTGCAAGCTCTGCGTCAGTCCTTCCAAGACCAGGAAGACCAGCGAACCTGGGATCCCAAGCCAGTTGCAACGGCGGCTTCTTTTGAAGATGGCCTCTATATGCAAAGTGTAGTAGATGCCATTAAAAAATCCAGCCGGTCTGGGGATTGGGAATCTGTGGAAGTAATGACTGAGGAGCCAGATGCCAATCAAAACCTCT tgGCAAAGAGCAGTATGATACTCGCCGCTTCCCATTTTGTAAGTCTTTCattttctggtggtggtggttgttactgttattgttattgggggtggggggaaggttatgtgctcttccttctcctttga
- the GFOD2 gene encoding glucose-fructose oxidoreductase domain-containing protein 2 isoform X4 encodes MLEECVTRRVFWFREVNIGTQRQRNELCMKQDAEKLCFYALVLPLGTELEKEYKMKMLPGVGVFGTGSSARVLVPLLRAEGFSIKALWGKTEEEAKQLAEEMNISFYTSRTDDVLLHQDVDLVCINIPPPLTRQIAVKALGIGKNVICEKAATSVDAFRMVTAARYYPKLMSIVGNVLRFLPAFIKMKQLIEEHYVGNVLVCDVRVYWGSLLSHKYNWICDELMGGGGLHTMGTYIIDLLTHLTSRKAEKVHGLLKTFVKQNSAINGIRHVTSDDFCFFQMLMSGGVCSTVTLNFNMPGSFVHEVMIVGSAGRLIARGTDLYGQKNTAPQEELLFADSLNVHAGLSEKGFKDIPLLYLKGMVYLVQALRQSFQDQEDQRTWDPKPVATAASFEDGLYMQSVVDAIKKSSRSGDWESVEVMTEEPDANQNLCEALQRNNL; translated from the exons ATGCTTGAAGAGTGTGTGACAAGGAGGGTGTTTTGGTTCAGAGAAGTAAACATTGGGACCCAAAGGCAAAGAAAT gaATTATGTATGAAACAGGATGCCGAGAAGCTTTGTTTTTATGCCTTAGTCTTGCCCTTGGGAACTGAATTGGaaaaagaatacaaaatgaaaatgcttCCTGGTGTTGGGGTATTTGGGACTGGGAGCTCAGCTCGGGTGCTAGTGCCTCTGCTGAGAGCTGAAGGCTTCTCCATCAAGGCACTATGGGGGAAGACTGAAGAAGAAGCAAAGCAACTAGCTGAGGAAATGAATATTTCCTTCTACACAAGTCGGACAGATGATGTCTTGCTGCACCAGGATGTGGATCTGGTTTGCATCAACATCCCTCCACCACTCACACGACAAATTGCTGTGAAAGCTTTAG GTATTGGAAAGAATGTCATCTGTGAGAAAGCTGCTACCTCTGTGGATGCTTTCAGAATGGTCACAGCTGCCAGATACTACCCCAAGCTCATGAGCATTGTAGGCAATGTCCTGCGTTTTCTACCAGCATTCATCAAGATGAAGCAGTTAATAGAAGAACACTATGTGGGCAATGTTCTGGTCTGTGACGTGCGAGTGTACTGGGGAAGCCTTCTCAGCCACAAGTACAACTGGATCTGTGATGAACTGATGGGTGGGGGTGGCCTGCACACGATGGGGACTTACATTATAGACCTCCTCACTCACCTGACAAGTCGAAAGGCAGAGAAGGTCCATGGGTTACTGAAAACCTTTGTGAAGCAGAACTCTGCCATCAATGGCATCCGCCATGTCACAAGTGATGATTTTTGCTTTTTCCAAATGCTGATGTCAGGAGGTGTCTGTAGCACTGTGACTCTGAACTTCAACATGCCTGGGTCATTTGTTCATGAGGTCATGATTGTAGGGTCAGCAGGACGCCTTATAGCACGGGGGACAGATTTATATGGCCAGAAGAACACTGCTCCCCAGGAAGAACTCCTGTTTGCAGACTCTTTGAATGTCCATGCAGGCCTTTCAGAAAAAGGATTCAAAGACATACCCCTTCTGTACCTCAAAGGGATGGTGTACCTGGTGCAAGCTCTGCGTCAGTCCTTCCAAGACCAGGAAGACCAGCGAACCTGGGATCCCAAGCCAGTTGCAACGGCGGCTTCTTTTGAAGATGGCCTCTATATGCAAAGTGTAGTAGATGCCATTAAAAAATCCAGCCGGTCTGGGGATTGGGAATCTGTGGAAGTAATGACTGAGGAGCCAGATGCCAATCAAAACCTCTGTGAGGCATTACAGAGAAATAACCTATAA
- the C6H16orf86 gene encoding uncharacterized protein C16orf86 homolog, with protein MAGSARIPNDKKTGGKAAPHHFLFQLAAALDNPTIKSLEVKWHEDGKGILLHAKLFEEEIQRHQELFTELKHLKSVPVLQAWLATYGFKARMVKTDSEMLVFQHADFKKLPPRVAETEGPKTEGSLVPKQSKKSKKRKSTLDITVVPATSTAGTLLPEPTGKSQRLRPLYQYINYDNPEMNSPSDKQCDLPPLEVHSALENKTGPLEPRITPLIVAEDKGKELRIPTSATSGAPAKAEVDKSTQVDIDKMLSVCAAHLVPPLSPQHK; from the exons ATGGCTGGTTCTGCCCGGATCCCCAATGACAAGAAAACAGGTGGGAAGGCAGCACCTCATCATTTCCTGTTCCAGCTGGCTGCAGCCCTAGATAACCCCACCATCAAGTCACTGGAGGTAA AGTGGCATGAAGATGGGAAAGGGATTCTTCTCCATGCCAAGTTGTTTGAGGAAGAGATCCAGAGGCACCAAGAGCTGTTTACAGAACTCAAGCATCTGAAATCTGTTCCTGTGCTTCAGGCCTGGCTAGCAACCTATGGCTTTAAAGCAAGAATGGTGAA AACCGATTCTGAAATGCTTGTTTTCCAACATGCCGATTTCAAGAAGCTCCCTCCAAGGGTGGCAGAGACAGAGGGCCCCAAAACTGAAGGTTCTCTCGTGCCCAAACAGTCCAAGAAATCCAAGAAAAGGAAAAGCACACTGGATATCACTGTGGTCCCAGCTACTAGCACAGCAGGCACATTGCTTCCAGAGCCTACAG GAAAGTCACAGCGTCTGCGTCCCTTATACCAATATATCAACTatgataacccagagatgaacaGCCCCTCAGACAAACAGTGTGACCTGCCTCCGCTGGAAGTGCATTCTGCTCTAGAGAATAAGACAGGCCCACTGGAACCAAGAATAACTCCACTCA TTGTTGcagaagacaaaggaaaagagctgAGAATTCCGACAAGTGCCACTTCGGGAGCTCCAGCAAAGGCTGAAGTAGACAAGTCTACTCAGGTGGACATTGATAAGATGCTCAGCGTCTGTGCGGCTCACCTAGTCCCACCACTGTCGCCACAGCACAAGTAG